The sequence cgttgtaatacatattactgttttgaaacactaatatttgtgttcagcgaagtctcccgagtaaaacagtacccccccatgtacaggttttatggtgtcttggaaagttacagggttaaatatagtgctagaaaattaaattccctttactttcggcatgggttgtcaggcaggtcccgctaattgtaattaataaggatacctaattatgtaaaaaaaattacataaatatgtgtagaattaatatatatatatatttaaccctttgtgtcactataccccactccctctagcatgtaagctcattgagcagggccctcaaccccctctgttcctgtacgtccagtggtctgatctcaattatgtgtctgttagtccacccattgtacagcgctacggaatttgttggcgctatataaataatatatatatatatatatatattaattctacacatatttatgtaatatataattttttatatatatatatatatatatatatatatatatatatatatatatatatatagtgatatatacgtatatatttatgtatatatatatatcatttcgttctacgtgtattttgatttaaatatatatatattaatatcacaatacacagttagaacgaaataaaacatctatatatttttaaattttattttttttacgtatttacacttttttataatatatatatatatatatatataacaataattatatatatatatttaatcagtatcagtctatgtgtaatttgatatatatacatatatatatacacacacacacacacgtgtatatacacatatatacatacatacatatatatatacacatgatctaagtatatcatttttttttatttttttttacacttattttaacatttttttttatttgatttcagccagcagggggactacctgtcattacaggcagtcccccctgctggcaatgcaacaggcagctatcccggccatgtaattgtgaggacctcactctcacatggcccgggggggctgaagaggacggaggtgccgcggggggctccctgggagtccccccaaccgcgatcgccggcgaccgggtaagtaaaaaaaaaaaaaaaacggagggcgtacaattacgcccggaggcgtttagagacgcttaaaaaaggacgtaattgtacgccctccggtcttaaggggttaaaaggctgaacttgatggacttgagtctttAAGCCAGAATACTATTTAATAAATGATCATAAATAGATGCAGTACACGTCGTACAGATATGATAGGAATGGAAATGGATAGCTTCCTCCTGTGATGTCAGCAAGCTTGAACGTGGGATTTTAGTCTGAGGTTTTTGCAATTAGTCCAAGTATAAATTATAGGTCAACAGAGGCATGGGTGCTGCTTGCGTCATACTACAATAAGTGCAAAGGCCATTATGGTGTTCACAGTTTAGCTTTGAAGCATATGGTTTCAATTGTTTTTTTCTGGCATAAAAGGGTAAAAGGACCACCAGAACTTGCATTCTATTATTCTGCACTAATCTAAATTAATATTAACACTACCAAGGATAATTTATTCTAGAGGTAAGACtgtttacaaacttaaaaatgtgtGTTTCAGCTCTTTAATTGTAAGCCTTGTGTGTGCAAGAgctaaggcaaaataaaaatatatatattgtattcacCTTCCGGAGAGCAGGAGCCATCTTATTTGTTAGAGTTCCAGCCACAATCATAACATCTGCCTGCCTTGGACTTGCACGAAAAACCACTCCAAACCTGTCCATATCATACCGTGGAGCAGCCATGTGCATCATCTCTACTGCACAGCATGCCAAGCCAAAGGTCATAGGCCACAGAGAGCTCTGTAGaacgaacaaatacaataatacgtACAAATGTTCTTTTCAGACATTTTCTGCTTCAGCAAtgtaaattaatattattttcaagATTTAGTATTAGGGAAATGTATAGACATTTGAGAGAACGTTCAGATATTTTTCAAGAAAATGAAAACTCTTACCCTGCGTGCCCAGTTCACCAGATCATCAAGCTTAGTGATGACATACTCTCCACGGCTACTTGGCAGAGAAGATTTTGGTGTTGCGACTGCAGTGCTCTTCTGCCTGACCAGTAAATCGCTGAAAATAtagtgtaactatatgtaactctGCACAATAGCAAAAGCTACCTGAGATGCAATACAGTGGGGTGAAAAATTGTCTTAGCTGACAAGTCAAACATTTTCACCAAAAAAGCTCTTTATAATTCATGCTTTTTACGTAATATGGAATGTCAATGCATTGGTGAGTGCAGTGAGGTATTTGATATTCCTGCTGCCATAGGCACAACCACTGCCCCACTTGATAGTTGACTGACCCCCCTTGGAGTTGCTTCGTCTCACGCAAAATCTCTCCTTGTCACACTCCAAACTACCCTTGCATATACTGCTGCACACTCCAGAGTGACGCTACAGACCCAGGATTTTGGACCTAGTGGGTAATATGTCACTAGATGGAAGTATGTGTGGCATGTTAGTgtataaatgaataataatttaATGAGCGGTCTCCAGCGTTTAGACACGGGCCATTGAAGGGACAACATTTCCTGAGCGCGCAGCCCGGGGATTGCTCAGCCGCCAACAGCACACTCATCTGAAGATTATTCAGCCGCCAGGAGTAGATTCAGCCATTTACCAACATTATCGTCCACACTTCATTGCTATGGCAGAAATGGAGTACAAATCTCTACTAGACAGTTTTGGTCCCTAGGAAcaagtttaacctttggagcaatTATAGAGCTCATCTGAACTCCCTACTGCAACTCTTCAAGTGGTGAGATCCAACCATACTTATATTGGATACGtatattacatatttacaaaggactgtttttttcttcttttttccttattattttttactgttttttcttgaaatgaaattttgtttaaatgcaggggGATATTTCTGCAAAATGTCAAGACTGTGTGAATGCAAAGGGATATTTGAACTTTTGCCAGTAGGGAGCCACTTAATCCCTATTGTCTAAAGGCAGCAACACAGGCTTGGGCTTCTTAAAGTAAAACATAGTTCTGGTGTGTTTCACACTGTAGTGAAGCAGGGTGGCAGGTTTGATGTCATACATTACTGTAGCAAAATCTGTCAAATAGTTATCTATAACAGAAGAAGCCAAGTTCCATTATGCTGCCTTTCAAACAACTAGCAGGGGCTCTTGTTCTGTGGCTCCCAACACTTACTGACTTTCTCTTAACACCAGTTGCATGTCATCTAAAATGTTGGTACCTTATTAAAACCAACTTGCAAGAACACTATAAACTATTGTTTTACTTAACACCACAGTTTTCAAAACATATTTGTTGGAAAAGTATTCTAAAAAGAACCATGTTCATGACTGAAAATATTAAACCTACTTGGAAACTTTTTCATTTTCTGTTGTTGGAAGCCTGATTTGAGTATGGAGTGCAGCCAAACAGCCTGGACTAAGAAACAAAAGAAGGGCAGACATTACAAGAGGCTAAAcgcaaaacagaaaaaataaaaacttgacaAAGGCAAAAAGTCAGCTTACCGAGTAGTGTGAATCCAGAGCCGCGATAGCAATGGTGCTGAAACAGTAAAATTGTTGGAATTAAAtgggaaaaaattaaataaagcaataaaaaacaaaaataacatataCTAGGTTTCCTTTCTCTAACAAATATAATTTTGGTTTAAACATTGTAAAATTAATTCAATAAGGATTGTGAGAAAAACCTATTGCCTGGCACCAAATtcgagtgagaaaaaaaaaaagtatcatatAGTCTGACATGAGTTCATATAACCTAGAAGGTAACGTTTTGTTGCACTTTTACTGTTAACAGTTATACTGGAGATATTTGTGCATGTATAACGGTCTATGAaagggatgcaccaaaattttTGCTGAAAATAGGCCTATCCCATTTTGGCCAAAAATATGGCGAAAATTACAGCCCCCCCAACGCGGCACTGCCTCACGGGCAGCCACCAAGCACTACCTCAATGACAGCCACCATgacacagattattattattgccatttatatagcgccaacagattccatagcgctttacaatattatgagagggggatttaactaaccCGGTGGGGAAACTCCTGTGTTGCTTCCAGGCCTGGCAGTAAGCGGGCTGTGCCCGGTGTCCCCAGTCTAGGCTGCTGGCGGGGAGTGGCCCTGGCAGGGGGATGGAGGACCCCCGGTACCCGTCACAGGGAATCCCACCATTCCCTGTCACTCTTTAGCGCGGCTGCCGTTCACTTCGCAGTCATTACGTGGATATTTCTAACACCTCCTCCCCCAGTCAGTCATTCTCACCAGTCACCGCcacccactcccccctccctcactcactctgacaccagtcaccccttccctcacggtgtaataaaaagtctaatattaatacaattatagaaaaaaatattttaaaataatttggggAAAAACTTCAttttcggttttcggccaagggcatcttgaattttcggtttcggctcAGAATTTTCATTTTAGTTCAGCCCTAGCCTATGAAGCAGTTATGTTAATAGTAACCAATACATCACATTAGATATTCAGCGTAACCGTATCTAACATGTGGTAAATTGTTGACTGATATCTGTTACACATTCCCCATGCTGAAAGCTACTTATTGGAGCTTATGGGAAAAGGGCCAGAAACTGCACTATATTTATATGAAATAGAAAAGAAGAATAGATGcagagaagaaagaaaaaaaaaaaataataaaaaggagaaaaaaataaataaaaaaaaggaggggaCAGGGCAGGAAAGGATCACACTTAAAGGATATCCATGTAAACAGAGAGAGAGATTATGATTTAGTGCCAAAATTGGAAATGGAAATTGGAATGCAGGGGGTGGAGTCCCTAGTGGTCTTAATAGTTTGTTGCCTGTGCAGTAAGGGAAAGAGTGTTCTATAAAACACTTGTTTTGCTTCTTTTATCTGAATTATCGCAGACAGAAATGTCAAATAAGCTTGAAACCTTTACAAAAGTTATCTCCAAATTCCACTTTACGTAGGGTCATGTGTGTAATTTACCAGTCTATGAGAGGAGAAGCAGCGGGCACTGAGACTCCAGAACTAAGTGAATAAATATTTCTTCTAACACTGTTAAACTGTGattagctttaaaaaaataaaaattaaattcaaaGTAAAGACCGACATGTCAGTCGGTACTCTGTTAGCTAAAGTCATGAGGATCTCCATGTGCACTTTGAATTTACATTGTATTTAATTCCCTAAAAGACTGGTGAAAATCTAATAtcagatgtatgtatgtatgtatacagggagtgcagaattattaggcaaattgtatttttgaggattaattttattattgaacaacaaccatgttctcaatgaacccaaaaaactaattaatatcaaagctgaatatttttggaagtagtttttagtttgttttcagttatagctattttagggggatatctgtgtgtgcaggtgactattactgtgcataattattaggcaacttaacaaaaaacaaatatatacctatttcaattatttatttttaccagtgaaaccaatataacatctcaacattcacaaatatacatttctgacattcaaaaacataacaaaaacaaatcagtgaccaatatagccacctttctttgcaaggacactcaaaagcctgccatccatggattctgtcagtgttttgatctgttcaccatcaacattgcgtgcagcagcaaccacagcctcccagacactgttcagagaggtgtactgttttccctccttgtaaatctcacatttgatgatggaccacaggttctcaatggggttcagatcaggtgaacaaggaggccatgtcattagattttcttcttttataccctttcttgccagccacgctgtggagtacttggacgcgtgtgatggagcattgtcctgcatgaaaatcatgtttttcttgaaggatgcagacttcttcctgtaccactgcttgaagaaggtgtcttccagaaactgggagttgagcttgactccatcctcaacctgaaaaggccccacaagctcatctttgatgataccagcccaaaccagtactccacctccaccttgctggtgtctgagtcggactggagctctctgccctttaccaatccatccatctggcccatcaagactcactctcatttcatcagtccataaaaccttagaaaaatcagtcttgagatatttcttggcccagtcttgacgttgcagcttgtgtgtcttgttcagtggtggtcgtctttcagcctttcttaccttggccatgtctccgagtattgcacaccttgtgctttcgggcactccagtgatgttgcagctctgaaatatggccaaactggtggcaagtggcatcttggcagctgcacgcttgacttttctcagttcatgggcagttattttgcaccctggtttctccacacgcttcttgcgaccctgttgactatttagaatgaaacgcttgattgttcgatgatcacgcttcagaagctttgcaattttaagagtgctgcatccctctgcaagatatctcactattttaaacttttctgagaccgtcaagtccttcttttgacccattttgccaaaggaaaggaggttgcctaataattatgcacacctgatatagggtgttgatgtcattagaccacaccccttctcattacagagatgcacatcacctaatatgcttaattggtagtaggctttcgagcctatacagcttggagtaagacaacatgcataaagaggatgatgtggtcaaaatactcatttgcctaataattctgcacgcagtgtatatatatatatatatatatatatacacatatacacacacacacacagtcataaataGGAGAATTCTAAATTTAAAAAGCAAAAGGTCACATAGATTCCAAACCTACTGAAATGCAACaatgagaagagaaaaaaatatatatttgtattcctgggAAACCCAAATTAATAG comes from Pelobates fuscus isolate aPelFus1 chromosome 5, aPelFus1.pri, whole genome shotgun sequence and encodes:
- the NDUFS7 gene encoding LOW QUALITY PROTEIN: NADH dehydrogenase [ubiquinone] iron-sulfur protein 7, mitochondrial (The sequence of the model RefSeq protein was modified relative to this genomic sequence to represent the inferred CDS: inserted 1 base in 1 codon) — protein: MKKFPTIYWSGRRALQSXTPKSSLPSSRGEYVITKLDDLVNWARRSSLWPMTFGLACCAVEMMHMAAPRYDMDRFGVVFRASPRQADVMIVAGTLTNKMAPALRKVYDQMPEPRYVVSMGSCANGGGYYHYSYSVVRGCDRIVPVDIYVPGCPPTAEALLYGILQLQKKIKREKRMRIWYRK